One genomic window of Bacillus mycoides includes the following:
- a CDS encoding YjcZ family sporulation protein yields the protein MGFAHGNGFALLVVLFILLIIVGAACFC from the coding sequence ATGGGCTTCGCACATGGTAATGGATTTGCGCTACTAGTCGTATTATTTATCCTCTTAATTATCGTCGGTGCTGCTTGCTTCTGCTAA
- the cls gene encoding cardiolipin synthase, which produces MKHFLIVIICFIGVFIWMNVDVEMGKKMASGYELEKIRSGDFQLYTNGDELYRSLFENINRAEKNVYIHFYIVGKDEVSKEFLQLLEKKASSGVDVKLSVDRIGGYKLKKKIINQLKEKGVKFTFSKKLKLKNLFYSLHQRNHRRIVTIDGKVSYIGGFNIGKEYLGQDPKFGPWRDYHVRIEGNGATDMERKFAEDWQEDTGEKVPIRQELPVQGNIKYQYVFSNGKGLWQEYGALLKKAKHSLIIATPYFVPSKEMVKGLKDALNRGVHVKILVPFKSDAVLLKQAAYPYLKDMLDAGAEIYQYRNGFFHGKVTIIDEDIVDIGTANFDNRSFYLNNESNCFIYDKKVVADVWSRLKEDFHKSKRFSEEDFEKISSWDWFLARIANGIASYL; this is translated from the coding sequence ATGAAGCACTTTTTAATTGTAATAATTTGTTTTATAGGTGTATTCATATGGATGAACGTTGATGTGGAAATGGGGAAGAAAATGGCTAGTGGATATGAATTAGAAAAAATTCGATCAGGGGATTTTCAATTATATACGAACGGTGATGAGTTATATAGAAGTTTATTTGAGAATATAAATCGTGCAGAAAAGAATGTGTATATTCATTTTTATATTGTAGGTAAAGATGAGGTAAGTAAAGAATTCTTACAATTATTAGAGAAAAAAGCATCTAGCGGAGTAGATGTAAAATTGTCAGTAGACCGCATTGGCGGATATAAGCTTAAGAAAAAGATAATTAATCAATTAAAAGAAAAAGGCGTGAAGTTTACATTTAGTAAAAAACTTAAATTAAAAAACTTATTTTATTCTTTGCATCAACGTAATCATAGACGCATTGTTACTATAGATGGGAAAGTTTCGTACATTGGTGGCTTCAATATCGGAAAGGAATATCTTGGGCAGGATCCTAAATTTGGTCCGTGGCGTGATTATCATGTACGCATCGAAGGGAATGGAGCTACTGATATGGAACGGAAATTTGCGGAAGATTGGCAGGAAGATACGGGAGAAAAGGTCCCTATACGTCAAGAGTTACCTGTACAAGGAAATATAAAATATCAATATGTATTTTCGAATGGGAAAGGTTTATGGCAGGAGTATGGAGCGCTTTTAAAGAAGGCAAAACATTCCTTAATTATCGCTACACCATATTTTGTACCGAGTAAAGAGATGGTAAAAGGACTGAAAGATGCATTAAATCGTGGTGTTCATGTGAAAATACTCGTTCCATTTAAAAGTGATGCCGTATTGTTAAAACAGGCTGCCTATCCTTATTTGAAAGACATGTTAGATGCTGGAGCGGAGATTTATCAATATCGAAATGGATTTTTTCATGGGAAAGTAACAATCATTGATGAGGACATCGTTGATATCGGTACAGCGAATTTTGATAATAGAAGCTTTTATTTAAATAACGAATCTAACTGTTTCATATATGACAAGAAAGTCGTTGCTGACGTATGGAGTCGATTAAAAGAAGACTTTCATAAATCAAAACGATTTTCTGAAGAAGATTTTGAGAAAATTAGTAGCTGGGATTGGTTTCTAGCAAGAATAGCGAATGGTATCGCATCATATTTATAG
- a CDS encoding spore coat protein has translation MDCMKELMTYSYTLIYKVGEYTGKVRDEELKDILQHHLPYMLQAYNEQVNFQEGENVQHITCKQMWPEFTEMDRETDNEYTGDMGIAICYITHLKRLALKFAQVAVEVANPEFRSFLENCFVKMNRYAYNVWQYVVKKEYKIKHVYENEKFA, from the coding sequence ATGGATTGTATGAAAGAATTGATGACATATAGTTACACACTTATATATAAAGTTGGAGAGTACACGGGCAAGGTTAGAGATGAAGAATTAAAGGATATTTTACAGCATCATTTGCCGTATATGTTACAAGCATATAATGAACAAGTGAATTTTCAAGAAGGAGAAAATGTACAGCATATAACTTGTAAACAAATGTGGCCGGAATTTACAGAAATGGATAGGGAAACAGATAATGAATATACAGGGGATATGGGGATTGCTATTTGTTATATTACACATTTGAAACGATTGGCATTAAAGTTTGCTCAAGTGGCAGTAGAAGTTGCGAACCCGGAGTTTCGTTCTTTTCTGGAAAATTGTTTTGTGAAAATGAATCGTTACGCATATAATGTTTGGCAATATGTTGTGAAGAAGGAATATAAGATTAAACATGTATATGAAAATGAAAAATTCGCGTGA
- a CDS encoding NAD(P)-dependent oxidoreductase, whose translation MKVCILGATGRVGSHIMKLTLHDSYEVTVLVRDLSKVEIEHERLHIIEGNVLNGNDIKEVIKGCDIVISALGTDRNGTLEKSLPIIIKQMEEEGIKKIVTIGTAGILQARTNPNIYRFQSKESKRKTTTAAEDHLAAYKALHNSNLCWTVVCPTHLIDGDVTGVYRTEKDMLPTDGSKITVGDTAHFAWSLRNKSLYEKSRVGISY comes from the coding sequence ATGAAAGTATGTATATTAGGAGCGACAGGTAGAGTAGGGTCACACATTATGAAATTGACATTACATGATTCATATGAAGTGACGGTATTAGTTCGTGATTTGAGTAAAGTAGAAATAGAGCATGAAAGGTTACATATTATAGAGGGAAATGTGTTAAACGGAAATGATATAAAGGAAGTGATTAAAGGATGTGATATTGTAATTAGTGCTCTTGGAACTGATCGGAATGGGACGTTAGAGAAGAGTTTACCGATTATTATAAAGCAAATGGAAGAAGAGGGCATAAAGAAAATTGTTACAATAGGAACTGCTGGTATTTTACAAGCGCGAACAAATCCAAATATATATCGTTTCCAATCAAAGGAATCGAAAAGAAAAACAACAACAGCTGCGGAAGATCACTTAGCTGCTTATAAAGCACTACATAACAGTAATTTATGTTGGACTGTTGTTTGTCCGACGCATTTAATAGATGGTGATGTAACAGGTGTATATCGAACTGAAAAAGATATGTTGCCAACAGATGGATCGAAAATCACAGTTGGTGATACAGCTCATTTTGCATGGAGTTTACGTAATAAAAGCTTATACGAGAAAAGCCGAGTAGGTATTTCATATTAA
- a CDS encoding DUF456 domain-containing protein → MTVLLTICIIACFIVSFLAFIYPIIPGILAVWAGYFIYHFGINGGELTTSFWIIQVIFTLFIFVADFIANGYFLKKYGSTKSGERVGMVSIIVGSFFFPPFGLIIIPFLSVFITELMHKKAPKDALLVGIATVVGFLSSTVAKAILQIIMIIIFVCYIIF, encoded by the coding sequence GTGACTGTTTTACTAACAATTTGTATCATTGCTTGTTTCATTGTTTCATTTCTTGCCTTTATTTACCCCATTATTCCTGGCATCCTTGCCGTATGGGCTGGCTATTTCATTTATCATTTTGGAATAAATGGCGGAGAGTTAACGACATCTTTTTGGATTATTCAAGTCATTTTTACACTCTTCATTTTCGTTGCTGACTTTATTGCAAATGGATACTTCCTAAAAAAATACGGAAGTACAAAATCGGGCGAACGTGTTGGTATGGTTTCTATCATTGTCGGATCGTTCTTCTTCCCACCATTCGGGCTTATTATCATACCGTTCTTATCTGTATTTATTACGGAACTAATGCATAAAAAGGCGCCAAAAGACGCCCTTTTAGTCGGAATTGCAACTGTAGTCGGTTTTTTAAGTAGTACAGTAGCCAAAGCCATTCTCCAAATCATTATGATTATCATCTTTGTATGCTATATCATTTTTTAG
- a CDS encoding hemolysin family protein: MDILNIFLIFILILISGFFVASEFAVVKVRKSRIDQLANEGNKQALAARSVLSNLDVYLSACQLGITITSLGLGWLGEPTVEHLLRPLFERINITGTMANTLSFIIAFSVITFFHVVLGELVPKSFAIQKAEAITLKFAKPLILFDKIMYPFIWLLNSSAVFFTKLLGLEPAKENELAHSEEELRLILGESYKSGEINQTEYKYVNNIFEFDDRVAKEIMVPRTEMVCLSTENTLEENMKIVATEKYTRYPIIEKDKDDIIGMINTKEIFHNQTKGIYKPLDAYIHPVLTVFETVPIRKTLIHLQKNRVQMAIVMDEYGGTAGLLTMEDILEEIIGEIQDEFDADESPMIEKRTPKLTVLDGKVLISEVNDMFGLHIDESDLDTIGGWLLSQSIDLNIEAGYSVEYDGFQFKALELDGHQIKKIAVHKLDTTKEL; the protein is encoded by the coding sequence TTGGACATATTAAATATTTTTCTCATCTTTATACTTATCCTTATTTCTGGTTTTTTCGTTGCTTCAGAATTCGCTGTCGTAAAAGTACGAAAAAGTCGAATTGACCAGCTTGCTAATGAAGGTAATAAACAAGCATTAGCTGCAAGAAGCGTCTTATCTAATTTAGATGTTTATTTATCTGCTTGTCAGCTCGGTATTACTATCACTTCTTTAGGACTTGGTTGGCTTGGTGAACCAACTGTAGAGCATTTATTACGACCACTATTTGAAAGAATCAATATTACTGGAACAATGGCTAACACGCTATCCTTTATTATTGCTTTTAGTGTGATTACTTTTTTCCATGTTGTATTAGGCGAGTTAGTTCCTAAGTCTTTCGCAATCCAAAAAGCTGAAGCAATCACATTAAAATTTGCAAAACCGCTTATTTTGTTTGATAAAATTATGTATCCATTCATTTGGTTACTGAATAGTTCAGCTGTATTTTTCACTAAATTATTAGGTTTAGAACCTGCAAAAGAAAATGAACTTGCTCATTCCGAAGAAGAACTACGACTCATTTTAGGTGAAAGCTATAAAAGCGGCGAAATTAATCAAACCGAATATAAATATGTAAATAATATTTTTGAATTTGATGATCGTGTTGCTAAAGAAATTATGGTACCTAGAACTGAAATGGTTTGTTTATCTACTGAAAATACGTTAGAAGAAAATATGAAAATCGTTGCAACTGAAAAGTATACACGTTATCCTATTATTGAAAAGGATAAAGATGATATTATCGGAATGATAAATACGAAAGAGATTTTTCATAATCAAACAAAAGGCATTTACAAACCACTTGATGCTTACATACATCCTGTTTTAACTGTATTTGAAACAGTTCCCATTCGTAAAACGTTAATACACCTCCAAAAGAACCGCGTACAAATGGCGATTGTTATGGATGAATACGGTGGAACTGCTGGCCTTTTAACGATGGAGGATATTCTTGAAGAAATTATCGGAGAAATTCAAGATGAATTTGACGCAGACGAATCACCAATGATTGAAAAGCGTACTCCTAAGCTTACTGTTTTAGATGGGAAAGTACTCATTTCTGAAGTAAATGATATGTTTGGCCTACATATCGATGAAAGTGATTTAGATACAATTGGTGGTTGGCTTCTCTCTCAATCAATTGATTTAAATATTGAGGCTGGCTATTCAGTTGAATATGATGGTTTTCAATTTAAAGCATTAGAACTTGATGGGCATCAAATTAAAAAGATCGCTGTACATAAATTAGATACTACAAAGGAGTTATAA
- the cbpA gene encoding cyclic di-AMP binding protein CbpA yields MRIKGNYVPKREVLFCSSSITIGETLEHLNKTGYRCVPVLDEKKEKFLGNVYKVDILEYKGSLEDNVLQLLNDKNGYVREDSSFFKVFFTIKKLPYLSVVDEKGVFLGILTHKKVFELLEDAWGVHSSKYSVMIGTQDYNGAIQKLSTVLKKYTGIQSLMTFDNDALLVRRIMFTLGEEFEDSELETLLKDLEDHGFRVVYVEEMKNPREVETIE; encoded by the coding sequence ATGAGGATTAAAGGGAATTATGTGCCAAAGAGGGAAGTTTTGTTTTGCTCAAGTTCAATTACGATAGGGGAAACGCTGGAGCATTTAAATAAAACGGGGTATCGTTGTGTACCAGTTTTAGATGAAAAAAAAGAGAAGTTTTTAGGGAATGTATACAAAGTAGATATTTTAGAATATAAAGGTTCACTTGAAGATAATGTATTACAATTATTGAACGATAAAAATGGGTACGTGAGAGAAGACTCTTCCTTCTTTAAAGTATTTTTTACAATTAAAAAACTACCGTATTTATCAGTAGTTGATGAAAAAGGGGTCTTCCTTGGTATTTTAACTCATAAAAAAGTTTTTGAACTATTAGAAGATGCATGGGGAGTCCATTCTAGTAAATATTCTGTCATGATTGGAACACAAGATTATAATGGGGCCATTCAAAAATTATCGACAGTGCTAAAGAAATACACTGGTATTCAAAGCTTAATGACTTTTGATAATGATGCTTTATTAGTACGTAGAATTATGTTTACATTGGGAGAAGAGTTTGAAGATAGTGAATTAGAAACATTGCTGAAGGATTTAGAAGATCATGGATTTAGAGTTGTGTATGTTGAAGAGATGAAGAATCCACGTGAAGTTGAAACGATAGAGTAA
- the brnQ4 gene encoding branched-chain amino acid transport system II carrier protein BrnQ4 yields the protein MKGRLRPGDTLAIGLMLFALFLGAGNLIFPPVLGQQAGENVWIATIGFLVTGVGLPLLAVTAVAFVEGDLKALSSRVHPIFAFVFPLVSYLAIGPFFAIPRTGAVSFEMGMKPFLSEAMVSEWYMLFLYTIVFFGITWYLSLNPSKLVDWFGKFLTPLLVLIVAVIVGKAIIDPIGTPAAPLAAYKENAFFGGFIQGYLTMDAISALVFGIVVVQVIRSKGIKESGQIAKITVVSGVIAVIGLTLIYLSLAYLGSTSTSLGVSENGGLILTNVVNELYGTSGKILLGLVITLACLTTSVGLASACAGFFSNLFPKFSHKTIVTIVCVFSLIVSNLGLTQLIAVTLPVLMIIYPVAIVLIVLSYFHKWIGKRNTIYIGAILGALSISLFNGLESANIKIDAISNVLQMLPLYKEGIGWLIPACIGGVLGFFFYKSNESSELQKKGA from the coding sequence ATGAAGGGACGATTAAGGCCAGGTGATACGCTAGCAATCGGTTTAATGTTATTTGCATTATTTTTAGGAGCAGGAAATTTAATTTTTCCACCAGTTTTAGGTCAACAAGCAGGAGAAAATGTTTGGATTGCTACAATTGGATTCCTTGTAACGGGAGTCGGACTTCCCCTATTAGCTGTCACAGCTGTCGCGTTTGTAGAGGGGGACTTGAAAGCGCTATCTTCTAGAGTTCACCCTATATTTGCGTTTGTTTTTCCACTGGTTAGTTATTTAGCAATTGGACCATTCTTTGCGATCCCGCGTACTGGAGCTGTTTCATTTGAAATGGGAATGAAGCCGTTTTTATCAGAAGCAATGGTTTCAGAATGGTACATGCTATTCCTTTACACTATAGTTTTCTTCGGAATAACGTGGTATTTATCATTAAATCCATCTAAATTAGTTGATTGGTTTGGAAAGTTTCTCACACCGTTGTTAGTATTAATTGTTGCTGTTATTGTCGGAAAGGCAATTATTGATCCGATTGGAACACCTGCTGCACCACTCGCTGCTTATAAAGAAAATGCTTTCTTTGGTGGGTTTATTCAAGGGTATTTAACGATGGATGCAATTAGTGCTCTTGTATTTGGAATTGTTGTTGTACAAGTTATTCGCTCAAAAGGAATAAAAGAGAGCGGACAAATCGCAAAAATAACAGTCGTATCAGGAGTAATTGCTGTAATAGGTTTAACGTTAATATATTTATCACTTGCTTATCTAGGTTCAACGAGTACATCACTTGGTGTTTCAGAGAACGGTGGTCTTATTTTAACGAATGTTGTAAATGAGTTGTATGGAACGAGTGGGAAAATTTTATTAGGACTTGTTATTACACTTGCTTGTTTAACGACTTCGGTTGGATTAGCATCTGCCTGTGCAGGGTTCTTTTCAAACTTATTCCCGAAATTTTCACATAAAACGATTGTAACAATAGTATGTGTATTTAGTTTAATTGTATCTAACTTAGGATTGACACAATTAATCGCAGTAACTTTACCAGTGTTAATGATCATTTATCCAGTTGCAATTGTATTAATTGTACTTTCGTATTTCCATAAATGGATTGGAAAGCGTAATACAATTTATATTGGTGCAATATTAGGTGCATTGTCGATTAGTTTATTTAATGGCTTAGAAAGTGCGAACATAAAAATTGACGCAATTTCAAATGTACTACAAATGTTACCATTATATAAAGAAGGAATAGGATGGTTAATCCCAGCATGTATTGGCGGGGTTCTCGGTTTCTTCTTCTATAAATCAAATGAATCAAGTGAGTTACAAAAGAAAGGTGCCTAG
- the csaA gene encoding chaperone CsaA, giving the protein MASFEDFLTLDLRIGTVRKAEEFKEARIPAIKLEIDFGELGVKQSSAQITKRYNPEDLIGQQVVAIVNFPPKRVAGFKSEVLVLGGVPEADDVVLLQPNMELPNGTKIS; this is encoded by the coding sequence ATGGCTAGTTTTGAAGATTTTTTAACTTTGGATTTGCGTATTGGGACGGTAAGAAAGGCGGAGGAATTTAAAGAAGCAAGGATTCCTGCAATTAAGTTAGAGATTGATTTTGGAGAGTTAGGGGTTAAGCAATCAAGTGCTCAAATTACGAAAAGATACAATCCAGAAGATTTAATCGGTCAACAAGTCGTTGCTATAGTGAATTTCCCGCCAAAGCGTGTGGCAGGATTTAAATCGGAAGTACTTGTACTTGGCGGAGTTCCTGAAGCTGACGATGTTGTTTTACTTCAGCCTAATATGGAACTACCGAATGGAACGAAAATTAGTTAG
- a CDS encoding DUF1572 domain-containing protein: MERKLVSVKVGVNLDIGREYLKCAISNFKATQNQGERVLSQLSYEQIMWSSHEEANSIAIIIKHLHGNMRSRWTDFLTSDGEKINRNRDGEFEGGYNSKQEALAAWQEGWDYVFRALDNVTPEKVLQKVYIRGEEHTVMQAIERQISHYALHIGQIIYIGKMLKENDWECLSIPRSQSTSYLQKKRST, from the coding sequence ATGGAACGAAAATTAGTTAGTGTGAAGGTAGGTGTTAATTTGGATATCGGACGAGAATATTTAAAATGTGCAATTTCGAATTTTAAAGCAACACAAAACCAAGGAGAACGAGTACTTTCTCAATTATCTTATGAACAGATAATGTGGTCTTCTCATGAGGAGGCAAATAGTATTGCGATTATTATTAAGCATTTACATGGTAATATGCGTTCAAGATGGACAGATTTTTTAACGTCTGATGGTGAAAAAATAAATCGTAACCGAGATGGTGAATTTGAAGGCGGCTACAATTCAAAACAAGAAGCTCTTGCTGCGTGGCAAGAAGGGTGGGATTATGTTTTTCGAGCTTTGGATAATGTAACGCCAGAGAAGGTTTTGCAGAAAGTATACATTCGCGGAGAAGAGCACACTGTAATGCAAGCGATCGAAAGGCAAATTTCTCATTATGCTTTACATATTGGACAGATCATTTACATTGGTAAAATGTTAAAAGAAAATGATTGGGAATGTTTAAGTATTCCTAGAAGTCAGTCTACTAGTTATTTACAGAAAAAACGTTCAACGTAA
- the spoIIP gene encoding stage II sporulation protein SpoIIP: MNRGFFYVKLTSVRKLIIFVITTVLATFFLISIMVTSMKETKSTYLYNWLNELSMNGYMYVIGKENHYFTQEYRNLNQDFSISSFLFSMATNIRFDDVRSFVGKELPGFGKYDTEIVIAGEGTNYSNLPIESSVPLEEVVKERTGEAGQVPKPDPNKEKKQPSQTTGKRQVAFIYHSHSWESYLPLLNLTNDPNPNKATSSVTNISIVGDRLREQLESEGIGATNDKTDVGQKLISKGLNSNSSYKLSREIVQEAMAGNKELQYFFDLHRDSARKNVTTKTIGDKSYAKLAFVIGKGNKNYEKNLQLATALHEEINKKYPGVSRGVIQKGFQTGNGVYNQDLSGQAILIEVGGVDNTDEELNRSIDVLAKAFGGYFWQAEKVNG; encoded by the coding sequence ATGAATCGAGGCTTTTTTTACGTGAAATTAACAAGTGTACGCAAGTTAATTATATTTGTTATTACTACGGTATTAGCGACTTTCTTTCTTATTAGTATAATGGTAACTTCCATGAAAGAGACAAAGTCAACGTATTTATATAATTGGTTAAATGAGTTATCAATGAATGGTTACATGTACGTTATTGGGAAAGAGAATCATTATTTTACACAGGAGTACCGGAATTTGAATCAAGACTTTTCTATTTCTTCATTCCTCTTTTCGATGGCTACGAATATTCGTTTTGATGATGTACGTAGTTTTGTCGGAAAGGAGCTTCCGGGATTTGGAAAGTATGATACAGAAATCGTTATAGCAGGTGAAGGAACAAATTACTCCAACTTACCGATAGAGTCGAGTGTCCCTCTTGAAGAAGTAGTGAAGGAACGGACTGGAGAAGCTGGACAAGTTCCTAAGCCTGATCCGAATAAAGAGAAGAAACAACCATCTCAAACGACGGGAAAAAGGCAAGTTGCATTTATTTATCATTCACATAGCTGGGAATCTTATTTGCCGCTACTCAACTTAACGAATGATCCAAATCCAAATAAAGCAACGAGTTCTGTCACGAATATTTCAATAGTTGGCGATCGATTGCGTGAACAGTTAGAAAGTGAAGGGATCGGTGCTACTAACGATAAAACGGATGTTGGTCAAAAATTAATAAGTAAAGGATTAAACAGTAATAGTTCTTATAAACTATCACGAGAAATTGTACAAGAAGCGATGGCTGGTAATAAAGAACTCCAATATTTTTTCGATTTGCACCGTGATAGTGCACGGAAAAATGTCACGACAAAAACAATTGGAGATAAATCATATGCAAAGCTTGCTTTTGTAATTGGGAAAGGAAATAAAAATTATGAAAAGAACTTACAATTAGCAACAGCTCTTCATGAGGAAATTAATAAGAAATATCCAGGAGTGAGCCGTGGTGTAATTCAAAAAGGGTTTCAAACAGGAAATGGAGTCTATAATCAAGACTTATCGGGACAAGCGATTTTAATTGAAGTTGGTGGTGTAGATAATACAGATGAAGAATTAAATAGATCGATTGATGTTCTTGCTAAAGCATTTGGAGGGTATTTTTGGCAAGCGGAAAAAGTGAATGGATAA
- a CDS encoding GNAT family N-acetyltransferase: MIREIRVEDAASFLQLSKQLDEETKFMLYEPGERKTTVEQQEKMVHRFIENEYATIFVAVEDDRVIGFILANGNDVQRKRHVAGIVIGILQEYSGRGIGTSLFKEVEKWARLHDVWRLELTVMAHNTRAQALYSKIGFAQEGVKKSALIIDGKGIDEYEMAKLLK; the protein is encoded by the coding sequence ATGATACGAGAGATTAGAGTAGAAGATGCAGCATCATTTTTACAATTAAGTAAGCAATTAGACGAAGAAACGAAATTTATGTTATACGAACCAGGAGAACGAAAAACTACAGTAGAGCAACAAGAAAAGATGGTCCACCGTTTTATAGAAAATGAATATGCGACAATATTTGTAGCAGTTGAAGATGATAGAGTAATTGGATTTATTTTAGCTAATGGTAATGATGTTCAAAGAAAGAGACATGTGGCAGGCATTGTAATTGGTATTTTGCAAGAGTATAGTGGCCGAGGTATTGGAACGAGTTTGTTTAAAGAAGTAGAGAAGTGGGCAAGATTACATGATGTATGGCGTTTAGAATTAACGGTAATGGCCCACAATACAAGAGCTCAGGCACTATATAGCAAAATCGGATTTGCACAAGAAGGTGTCAAAAAATCTGCTCTTATCATCGATGGAAAAGGTATCGATGAGTATGAAATGGCCAAATTATTAAAATAA
- a CDS encoding M15 family metallopeptidase, whose protein sequence is MKKRWALLGTVAMILIIGVAGINYKMYKEQEAREVNVNNIFPKAKETIANMDGDIAVISNPNSMLVLVNKNRRLPDGYRPPDLVVPKVRYSSEGDQEKKKMRKEAAVALEEMIQQADNERIFLFAVSGFRSFDRQKALNTMYKKQDGEAKTAMSSAVPGTSEHQTGLAMDITSQSAKFQLETVFGETKEGKWLSENAHKFGFVIRYTKEKEGITGYRYEPWHVRYVGNPQATYLYENQLTLEEVTQ, encoded by the coding sequence ATGAAAAAAAGATGGGCACTACTTGGTACCGTAGCAATGATACTGATCATTGGAGTAGCAGGAATAAATTATAAGATGTACAAGGAGCAAGAGGCGCGGGAAGTAAATGTAAACAATATATTTCCGAAAGCTAAAGAAACGATTGCTAATATGGATGGGGATATCGCAGTCATTAGTAATCCAAATTCGATGCTTGTACTTGTGAATAAAAATAGGCGTTTACCAGATGGATATAGACCGCCAGATTTAGTTGTTCCGAAAGTACGTTATTCTAGTGAAGGTGATCAGGAGAAGAAAAAGATGAGGAAAGAGGCAGCGGTGGCACTTGAGGAAATGATTCAGCAAGCCGATAATGAGCGGATTTTCCTTTTTGCAGTCTCTGGATTTAGATCTTTTGATCGACAAAAAGCATTAAATACAATGTATAAAAAACAAGATGGAGAAGCAAAGACAGCGATGTCTAGTGCAGTCCCTGGTACGAGTGAACATCAAACAGGACTAGCTATGGATATTACATCTCAATCTGCTAAATTTCAGTTAGAAACTGTTTTTGGGGAGACGAAAGAAGGAAAGTGGCTTTCTGAAAATGCCCATAAGTTTGGTTTTGTTATTCGATATACGAAAGAGAAAGAAGGGATTACCGGCTATCGTTATGAACCGTGGCATGTACGGTATGTTGGGAATCCGCAAGCTACATATTTATATGAAAACCAACTGACGCTTGAAGAAGTAACGCAGTAA
- a CDS encoding NUDIX hydrolase — protein sequence MTMLYKKKVHAYITREKEGVMQLLVFKHRDIREAGIQVPGGTVDEGETLEAAILREVQEESGLRHFCIERFLSDYIIYMKEKKEYQKRHFFHISLLTDVKDTWEHIVSAGEEDKGLVFCYEWIDINKCPELAGKQGEFLYLLEEVYVK from the coding sequence ATGACAATGTTATATAAGAAAAAGGTACATGCATATATTACGAGAGAAAAAGAAGGGGTTATGCAACTACTCGTTTTTAAACATCGTGATATACGAGAGGCTGGTATCCAAGTGCCAGGTGGGACAGTAGATGAAGGGGAAACGTTAGAGGCAGCAATTTTACGTGAAGTGCAAGAAGAGTCAGGACTACGCCATTTTTGTATCGAGCGCTTCCTATCTGATTACATTATTTATATGAAAGAAAAAAAAGAATATCAAAAACGTCATTTTTTCCACATTTCATTATTAACAGATGTGAAAGATACGTGGGAACATATAGTAAGTGCTGGTGAGGAAGACAAAGGTTTGGTATTTTGTTATGAGTGGATTGATATTAACAAATGCCCTGAATTAGCAGGTAAACAAGGAGAGTTTTTATATTTGCTAGAAGAGGTATATGTAAAATAA